In one window of Sediminispirochaeta bajacaliforniensis DSM 16054 DNA:
- a CDS encoding lytic transglycosylase domain-containing protein, whose product MADGNGPEFISAINPLRDRLCGMMMERDKNGDYRRREPIPLFLFLLPLFFLSSFAFTAAEEAPFLPPRNGKINANQNIDEARFHIPPPRQGHRSQECFTLDIGKRKLVGEYIVYYTKDEGRDFLNRVLNRALPFRAHIAKRIEEKGLPPELLYLPVVESAFRERAVSSSGAVGLWQFMLNSIEPYPIVVDEWRDDRRDFWKSTDAALDKLSYNYRILGNDWLLALAAYNCGLGKVQRTIAAAGTSDFWELSRRGLLPRQTIRYVPKFLAVAAIASHPGRYGFRISWDEPIEWSKVPISGQISLPLLAESTGIELDLLERGNAELLYGVTPPSRGDYALKVPADQADIVKKALTRRDAAELMHYTVLSIGDGDTLYAISAHFGIPISAIIASNPGIVPERLRIGSRLIVPVIRETGPYKSSRSMVSEEELADFTGVHTVDQGETLWAIAKRYGTTPEAIAQKNGIAMTDTIYPGHRLLVPEIN is encoded by the coding sequence ATGGCAGATGGGAATGGGCCGGAATTTATTTCGGCGATAAACCCTTTACGGGATCGGCTGTGCGGAATGATGATGGAACGGGATAAAAACGGCGATTACCGGAGAAGGGAACCAATTCCTCTTTTCCTCTTTCTTCTTCCTCTTTTTTTCCTTTCTTCTTTTGCTTTTACGGCTGCAGAGGAAGCTCCCTTTCTTCCTCCGCGTAACGGTAAAATCAATGCCAATCAGAACATCGATGAAGCGAGGTTCCACATCCCCCCGCCGCGTCAAGGGCACCGTTCACAGGAATGTTTCACCCTGGATATCGGTAAGAGAAAACTAGTAGGAGAGTATATCGTCTATTACACAAAGGATGAGGGACGAGATTTTCTCAATCGGGTGTTGAATCGTGCCCTTCCCTTCCGTGCTCACATCGCAAAGCGAATAGAGGAAAAGGGCCTACCTCCCGAGTTGCTCTATCTGCCGGTTGTCGAATCGGCCTTCCGGGAAAGGGCCGTTAGTAGTTCCGGGGCCGTCGGCCTGTGGCAATTCATGCTCAACAGCATCGAGCCCTACCCTATCGTTGTAGACGAGTGGCGTGACGACCGGCGGGATTTCTGGAAAAGTACCGATGCGGCATTGGATAAGCTTAGCTATAACTATCGGATACTCGGTAATGACTGGCTCCTGGCCCTCGCCGCCTACAACTGCGGTTTAGGAAAGGTACAGCGAACCATTGCTGCGGCGGGAACCTCGGATTTTTGGGAACTATCCCGCAGGGGCCTGCTTCCGCGCCAAACAATCCGCTATGTACCGAAATTTCTTGCCGTGGCGGCGATCGCCTCGCATCCGGGTCGTTACGGTTTTCGAATTTCATGGGATGAACCGATAGAATGGAGTAAAGTACCTATCAGCGGCCAGATTTCCCTCCCACTGCTTGCCGAAAGTACGGGGATAGAGCTGGATCTGCTTGAAAGGGGCAATGCCGAACTCCTTTATGGGGTGACACCCCCCTCACGAGGAGATTATGCGCTGAAGGTTCCGGCTGATCAGGCCGATATAGTAAAAAAGGCGCTGACCCGAAGGGATGCTGCGGAACTGATGCACTATACGGTGCTTAGCATCGGGGATGGAGACACACTCTATGCCATCTCCGCCCATTTCGGTATTCCAATTTCCGCCATCATAGCAAGCAATCCGGGGATTGTACCCGAACGCCTTCGCATCGGTTCCCGCCTTATTGTCCCGGTAATACGGGAAACAGGGCCGTACAAAAGCAGCCGGTCAATGGTATCCGAAGAGGAACTGGCCGACTTTACCGGTGTCCATACCGTGGATCAGGGGGAAACGCTCTGGGCAATCGCAAAACGATACGGGACCACACCGGAGGCTATCGCGCAGAAGAATGGTATAGCGATGACCGATACAATCTATCCCGGACACAGACTTCTTGTCCCCGAGATCAATTAA
- a CDS encoding tetratricopeptide repeat protein yields MKRALVFLISVLIIGIPTATVYGDIVSSLFHKPAWYHYLTGSEDQKDELKQLFTALEDEESPENRFILIQEIVKVMNSTPHRELLNLFLTTYVEKHPKDPFNAYYLLIVAQQYKQNGATPFAAHYYERILRNYSDLLVRGKSVHYLCLTNLIETGGSADAMVSYYKELLSRFEKEIDKGPIYYYLAKAYEELGEWDLSMQAYRQFLQYPESQVPGVPNAIAKVRPIVEFYEYKNKDWTAETLDDLVEKVTYAIRVRNPRLLAKYRAKVDFFAVSWEQEKVPADTEFLAGLGGFMTQRIHYETKLDADSNSQEAYLWTSGWSYRIRTWYLYFRKIHFPADPEIHGRWEWAGIYFGDKPFTGSAVRNDDGTG; encoded by the coding sequence ATGAAAAGGGCGCTAGTTTTCCTAATTTCTGTCCTCATCATCGGCATTCCTACCGCCACGGTTTACGGCGATATTGTTTCGTCGCTCTTCCACAAACCTGCATGGTACCATTATCTGACAGGTTCCGAGGATCAGAAAGATGAACTTAAACAGTTGTTCACGGCACTGGAAGATGAAGAATCGCCGGAAAACAGATTCATTCTCATCCAGGAGATTGTTAAGGTGATGAACAGTACCCCTCACCGGGAATTGCTCAACCTTTTTTTAACGACCTACGTCGAAAAACATCCCAAAGATCCCTTCAATGCTTACTATCTTCTTATTGTAGCACAACAGTATAAACAAAACGGGGCCACACCCTTTGCCGCCCACTATTATGAACGAATCCTCAGAAACTATTCCGATCTTCTGGTACGCGGAAAATCGGTCCACTACCTTTGCCTCACGAACCTGATCGAAACCGGCGGCTCAGCCGATGCCATGGTCTCCTATTATAAGGAGCTGCTCAGCAGATTTGAAAAAGAAATCGATAAGGGCCCCATCTATTATTATTTGGCAAAGGCATATGAAGAGCTGGGAGAATGGGACCTCTCCATGCAGGCCTACCGCCAGTTTCTTCAATACCCGGAGAGTCAGGTTCCCGGTGTTCCCAATGCAATTGCAAAGGTTCGGCCCATCGTCGAATTTTACGAATACAAAAATAAGGATTGGACCGCAGAAACCCTGGACGATTTGGTTGAAAAGGTGACCTACGCCATCAGGGTCCGTAATCCGAGGCTTCTTGCAAAATACAGGGCAAAGGTAGATTTTTTCGCCGTCAGCTGGGAACAGGAAAAGGTTCCTGCCGATACGGAGTTTCTGGCGGGACTCGGCGGTTTTATGACGCAAAGAATACACTACGAAACAAAGCTTGACGCCGATTCAAACAGTCAGGAGGCCTATCTCTGGACCAGCGGATGGTCTTATCGAATCCGAACCTGGTATCTTTACTTTCGTAAGATCCATTTTCCGGCCGATCCCGAAATTCATGGCAGATGGGAATGGGCCGGAATTTATTTCGGCGATAAACCCTTTACGGGATCGGCTGTGCGGAATGATGATGGAACGGGATAA